From Cervus elaphus chromosome 25, mCerEla1.1, whole genome shotgun sequence, one genomic window encodes:
- the PRKAA1 gene encoding 5'-AMP-activated protein kinase catalytic subunit alpha-1 isoform X3 → MVVHRDLKPENVLLDAHMNAKIADFGLSNMMSDGEFLRTSCGSPNYAAPEVISGRLYAGPEVDIWSSGVILYALLCGTLPFDDDHVPTLFKKICDGIFYTPQYLNPSVISLLKHMLQVDPMKRATIKDIREHEWFKQDLPKYLFPEDPSYSSTMIDDEALKEVCEKFECSEEEVLSCLYNRNHQDPLAVAYHLIIDNRRIMNEAKDFYLATSPPDSFLDDHHLTRPHPERVPFLVAETPRARHTLDELNPQKSKHQGVRKAKWHLGIRSQSRPNDIMAEVCRAIKQLDYEWKVVNPYYLRVRRKNPVTSTYSKMSLQLYQVDSRTYLLDFRSIDDEITEAKSGTATPQRSGSVSNYRACQRNDSDAEAQGKSSEASLTSSVTSLDSSPVELTPRPGSHTIEFFEMCANLIKILAQ, encoded by the exons GTCTTTCAAACATGATGTCAGATGGTGAATTTTTAAGAACAAGTTGTGGCTCACCCAACTATGCTGCACCAGAAGTAATTTCAGGAAG ATTGTATGCTGGTCCAGAGGTGGATATATGGAGCAGTGGGGTTATCCTCTACGCTTTATTATGTGGAACCCTTCCATTTGATGATGATCATGTGCCAACTCTTTTTAAGAAGATATGTGATGGGATCTTTTATACCCCTCAGTATTTAAATCCTTCTGTGATTAGCCTTTTGAAACATATGCTGCAGGTGGATCCCATGAAGAGAGCCACAATCAAAGATATCAG GGAACATGAATGGTTTAAACAGGACCTTCCAAAATATCTCTTTCCTGAGGATCCATCGTATAGCTCAACCATGATTGATGATGAAGCCTTAAAAGAAgtatgtgaaaaatttgagtgcTCAGAAGAGGAGGTTCTCAGCTGCCTTTATAACAGAAATCACCAGGACCCTTTGGCAGTTGCCTACCACCTCATAATAGATAACAGGAGGATAATGAATGAGGCCAAAGATTTTTACTTGGCAACaagcccaccagattcctttcTTGACGATCACCACTTGACCCGGCCCCATCCTGAAAGAGTACCATTCTTGGTTGCTGAAACTCCCAGGGCGCGCCATACCCTCGACGAATTAAATCCACAGAAATCCAAACACCAAGGTGTAAGGAAAGCAAAATGGCATTTGGGAATTAGAAGTCAAAGTCGGCCAAATGATATCATGGCAGAAGTTTGTAGAGCAATTAAACAACTGGATTATGAATGGAAG GTTGTAAACCCGTATTATTTGCGTGTTCGGAGGAAGAATCCTGTGACAAGTACATACTCCAAAATGAGTCTGCAGTTATACCAAGTGGATAGTAGAACATATTTATTGGATTTCCGAAGTATTGATG atGAAATTACTGAAGCCAAATCAGGGACTGCTACTCCACAGAGATCGGGCTCAGTTAGCAACTATCGAGCGTGCCAAAGGAATGATTCAGATGCTGAGGCTCAAGGAAAATCCTCAGAAGCTTCTCTTACCTCATCTGTAACCTCACTTGACTCTTCTCCTGTTGAATTAACTCCAAGACCTGGAAGTCACACAATAGAATTTTTTGAGATGTGCGCGAATCTAATTAAAATTCTTGCACAGTAA